The Sorangiineae bacterium MSr11367 genome window below encodes:
- a CDS encoding glycosyltransferase, translated as MLSSTGMYLALCVAYFVVLLFLAMYGLHRSHLVLTVLRHRKKLAAMRENAPKLEDYAKNGKELPHVTIQLPLYNEATVAARLLEHVAAIRYPRELFEIQVLDDSTDETRALVRNHVAELAATDPTLDVVYIHRVDRTGYKAGALDAGLKVAKGELVAIFDADFLPQPDFLEQVVPEFIDDKIGMVQARWGHLNRNHSLLTRVQALMLDGHHLVENRARAAAGWLFNFSGTGGMWRKAAIGASGGWQHDTLTEDLDLSYRAQLAGWKFVYRDNVVSPAELPEDVSAFRAQQFRWAKGTVQTSRKLMKRVMTSNLSLSQRIEAFFHLTPHFAYPLMVFLSLLLLPALVLMPATNPQAMLLIDLPLCIGTTGSLAAFYAMAEAAQGRRRIDALKQLPALLALGAGLAPHLSKAVFEGLHSMAGEFVRTPKKGIELSNPAASTPRYRARADLPMIEVGLCLFSLASTVASIETGHWFATPFAMLFTFGYGYVASLVASEQAARRKAAAEMPALSQSPDSVRNFVPTPAVSTADIADAE; from the coding sequence GTGCTTAGCTCCACGGGCATGTACCTGGCCCTTTGCGTAGCGTACTTCGTCGTCCTTCTTTTCCTCGCCATGTACGGCTTGCACCGATCGCACTTGGTGCTGACGGTGCTGCGGCATCGGAAGAAGCTGGCGGCCATGCGCGAGAACGCGCCCAAGCTCGAAGACTACGCCAAAAACGGCAAAGAACTGCCGCACGTCACCATCCAGCTCCCCCTCTACAACGAGGCGACGGTGGCAGCGCGCCTGCTCGAGCACGTGGCGGCCATCCGCTACCCGCGCGAGCTTTTCGAAATCCAGGTGCTCGACGACTCCACGGACGAAACGCGGGCCCTCGTGCGCAACCACGTTGCCGAGCTCGCTGCGACCGATCCGACGCTGGACGTCGTGTACATCCACCGCGTCGACCGCACCGGCTACAAGGCGGGCGCGCTGGATGCGGGGCTCAAGGTCGCCAAGGGCGAGCTCGTGGCCATCTTCGACGCCGACTTCCTCCCGCAGCCGGACTTCCTCGAGCAGGTCGTTCCCGAGTTCATCGATGACAAGATCGGCATGGTGCAAGCGCGCTGGGGCCACTTGAATCGCAACCACTCGCTGCTCACCCGCGTGCAAGCCCTCATGCTCGACGGCCACCACCTCGTGGAAAACCGTGCGCGCGCTGCCGCCGGCTGGTTGTTCAACTTCTCCGGCACCGGCGGCATGTGGCGCAAAGCAGCCATCGGCGCCTCGGGCGGCTGGCAGCACGACACGCTGACCGAAGACTTGGATCTCTCCTACCGCGCGCAGCTGGCCGGCTGGAAGTTCGTCTACCGCGACAACGTGGTGAGCCCCGCCGAGCTCCCGGAGGACGTCAGCGCCTTCCGCGCGCAGCAATTCCGTTGGGCCAAGGGCACGGTGCAGACCTCGCGCAAGCTGATGAAGCGCGTGATGACCTCGAACCTCTCGCTCTCGCAGCGCATCGAGGCCTTCTTCCACCTCACGCCGCACTTCGCCTACCCGCTCATGGTCTTCCTGAGCCTCCTGCTCCTGCCCGCGCTCGTCCTCATGCCGGCGACGAACCCGCAGGCCATGCTGCTCATCGACCTGCCGCTCTGCATCGGCACCACCGGCTCGCTCGCCGCCTTCTACGCGATGGCCGAGGCCGCACAGGGACGCCGCCGCATCGACGCGCTCAAGCAGCTCCCCGCACTTCTCGCGCTCGGTGCCGGCCTCGCGCCGCACCTCTCCAAGGCCGTCTTCGAAGGCCTGCACTCGATGGCCGGCGAGTTCGTGCGCACGCCCAAGAAGGGCATCGAGCTGAGCAACCCCGCCGCGAGCACGCCGCGTTACCGCGCCCGCGCCGATCTGCCGATGATCGAAGTCGGCCTCTGCCTCTTCTCGCTCGCCAGCACCGTCGCCTCCATCGAGACGGGCCACTGGTTCGCCACGCCGTTCGCGATGCTCTTCACGTTCGGCTACGGCTACGTGGCCTCACTCGTGGCGAGCGAGCAGGCCGCACGCCGCAAGGCCGCCGCCGAGATGCCCGCCCTCTCCCAATCGCCGGACAGCGTGCGCAACTTCGTTCCGACCCCGGCCGTTTCCACGGCCGACATCGCTGACGCGGAGTGA
- a CDS encoding protein kinase, with protein MGSVWEARHETLGLRVAIKFIEKEYADSKEARSRFDNEAKAAAKIQSKHLIKIFDHGVTPDGKPYIVMELLEGEPLDKRLDRLGRLPLQDVARILQQVARGLSRAHAAHIIHRDLKPENIFLTQSTDDDEEVAKVLDFGIAKIRSTDQTLSNSTKTGAVLGTPYYMSPEQARGLRDIDHRTDVWSLGVIVFKCVTGVLPFEGESLGDLLVKICTAPLPVPSHVLPGLPQAFDTWFARVMDREPARRFSNVTEAAEALAYLCGVTVRRGPTSGASREIDPASMYRPSSPSSPSNPGGEGPPRTVPSAPLGTAPQAGPGAAAHAFTPPAYAQLQATTPHPHATPPQQYRSPSSPSYPSPGPGPTPTTPGFAASTPRGVKSSSVSLILGIVVGVVATIVLAIVAFRVSPGTQDKAKAAAMGGGHHPATTASAPSDSSTASASASTPGLSPLTPPASEASPTPDEESSKTAAAQPSTTKTGRRTGKADKTDKADKPDKADKPSSSASSTSTSNNATGSASASPTAKPTPHPSTPGKQPDDNPGY; from the coding sequence ATGGGCTCGGTGTGGGAGGCGCGTCATGAGACCTTGGGCCTGCGCGTCGCCATCAAATTCATCGAGAAAGAGTACGCGGACAGCAAAGAGGCCCGCAGCCGCTTCGACAACGAGGCGAAGGCCGCGGCGAAGATTCAGTCGAAGCACCTGATCAAGATCTTCGACCACGGCGTGACGCCCGACGGCAAGCCGTACATCGTCATGGAGCTGCTCGAGGGCGAGCCGCTCGACAAGCGGCTGGACCGCCTCGGCCGTCTTCCGCTGCAGGACGTGGCGCGAATTCTCCAACAGGTCGCTCGGGGGCTGTCGCGCGCGCACGCCGCGCACATCATCCACCGCGATTTGAAGCCCGAGAACATCTTCCTCACGCAGTCGACCGACGACGACGAGGAGGTGGCCAAGGTGCTCGACTTCGGCATCGCCAAGATCCGCAGCACCGATCAAACGCTGTCGAACAGCACCAAGACGGGCGCGGTTCTCGGCACGCCGTACTACATGTCGCCGGAGCAGGCGCGGGGCCTGCGCGACATCGACCACCGGACGGACGTCTGGTCGCTCGGTGTCATCGTCTTCAAGTGTGTCACGGGCGTGCTTCCCTTCGAGGGCGAGTCGCTGGGCGATCTGCTGGTGAAGATCTGCACCGCGCCGCTTCCCGTGCCGTCGCATGTTCTGCCGGGGCTTCCGCAGGCGTTCGACACGTGGTTCGCCCGCGTGATGGATCGCGAGCCGGCGCGACGTTTTTCCAACGTGACGGAGGCGGCCGAGGCGCTCGCCTATCTGTGCGGTGTGACCGTGCGGCGGGGTCCCACGTCGGGCGCGTCGCGCGAGATCGATCCGGCCTCGATGTATCGGCCGAGCTCACCGAGTTCTCCGAGCAACCCCGGTGGCGAGGGACCTCCGCGCACCGTGCCGAGCGCACCGTTAGGAACGGCCCCCCAAGCGGGGCCTGGGGCTGCCGCCCACGCCTTCACGCCGCCCGCGTACGCGCAGCTGCAGGCGACCACGCCGCATCCCCATGCGACACCGCCGCAGCAGTATCGCTCGCCGAGCTCCCCGAGCTATCCGTCTCCGGGGCCCGGGCCGACGCCCACCACGCCGGGCTTCGCCGCCTCGACGCCGCGCGGGGTGAAGAGCTCGTCGGTGAGCTTGATCCTCGGCATCGTCGTCGGTGTCGTGGCCACCATCGTGCTTGCCATCGTGGCCTTCCGCGTGAGCCCGGGCACACAAGACAAGGCGAAAGCGGCGGCCATGGGCGGCGGTCACCACCCTGCGACCACCGCATCGGCGCCCAGTGACTCTTCGACCGCCTCCGCATCGGCGTCGACGCCGGGCCTTTCGCCCCTGACGCCTCCTGCGAGCGAGGCCTCCCCGACGCCGGACGAGGAGTCGTCCAAGACGGCGGCCGCGCAACCGTCGACGACGAAGACGGGACGCCGCACCGGCAAGGCCGACAAAACGGACAAGGCTGACAAGCCGGACAAAGCCGACAAGCCTTCGTCGAGCGCATCTTCGACGAGCACCAGCAACAACGCGACGGGCTCCGCGAGCGCGTCGCCGACCGCGAAACCTACCCCCCATCCTTCGACGCCCGGAAAGCAACCAGACGACAATCCGGGTTACTGA
- the polA gene encoding DNA polymerase I, producing the protein MATAGTILPSPATPGILYLIDLSGYVFRAYHAIAPLSSSKGEPTHATLGTVNMLQKVVNERQPAMLAVAMDSRGPTFRKEIDARYKSHRPAPPPDFSLQMARCEAIVKAYNIPIYQADGIEADDLIACVVRRARESGMRVVIVSADKDLMQLVDDEKDDVLLWDSMRDKTYGPEEVRAKFGVAPSKVRDLLALTGDTSDNIPGVPSVGPKTAADLLNEFGTLEGIYEGLANVKKPKLREALTKHEADARISQKLVTLRNDCEIAWDPEHLKYGGADTMALRELFLDLEFHRLLDQLQVAAPVERNYQSVLEAKALAEVVEHARTNKRLAFELILSDSDPMRAAIVGVALSTVPGEGYYVPISHRYLGAPAMLSWDTVKEALLPLFRDPAIEKTSHHLKRAYLVLLRHGVRIEGAVFDSMLGAYLLDPDVPDSLRELARKALGIELPVYGEKKATPGKKAPAPVPFDNLPVEEATPFAAAEADVCVTLATRYAPSLEREGLAKLFNDVELPLARVLADMELAGVLVDARVLEALGKRVEVELRELEAKAKEIAKSDFSVRSRDQLEKILFDELKLPVLKRTPKGGRSTDAEVLEELAEKHPLPKVVCDFREIDKLKGTYIDTLPRAINKETGRIHTQFHQTVAATGRLASSDPNLQNIPIRTELGREIRAAFVAPEGKVLVSADYSQIELRVLAHLSEDPELIAAFSNTGAGEDVHTHTASLVFDVPRDQVTREMRGRAKTINFGVIYGMGDAALARQLDITRAEAATFIGAYFRRYARVASFMEETIQAAGKGEAVRTLLGRRRFLPNLHSANRGLRMEAERVAKNSPIQGTAADILKLAMVKLGQAPVVPGAKMILTVHDELVFEVPEDRVDEAMQRIRSEMENAISLRVPLVVDIGSGKNWNEAH; encoded by the coding sequence ATGGCTACCGCCGGAACGATCCTTCCGTCCCCCGCGACCCCGGGGATTCTGTACCTCATCGACTTGTCGGGTTACGTGTTCCGCGCGTACCACGCCATCGCACCACTGTCGTCGTCCAAGGGCGAGCCGACCCACGCCACCTTGGGCACGGTCAACATGTTGCAGAAGGTGGTGAACGAGCGCCAACCCGCCATGCTCGCCGTGGCGATGGACTCGCGCGGACCGACCTTTCGCAAGGAGATCGACGCGCGCTACAAGTCGCACCGGCCCGCGCCCCCGCCGGATTTTAGCCTGCAGATGGCCCGGTGCGAGGCCATCGTCAAGGCCTACAACATTCCGATTTACCAGGCCGACGGCATCGAGGCCGACGACCTGATCGCGTGCGTGGTGCGCCGGGCGCGCGAGAGCGGCATGCGCGTGGTGATCGTGAGCGCGGACAAGGACCTGATGCAGCTCGTCGACGACGAAAAAGACGACGTTTTGCTCTGGGACTCGATGCGCGACAAGACCTACGGGCCCGAGGAGGTGCGCGCGAAGTTCGGCGTGGCGCCGAGCAAGGTGCGTGATCTGCTCGCGCTCACCGGCGACACGTCGGACAACATCCCGGGCGTGCCCAGTGTGGGGCCGAAAACCGCGGCCGATCTGCTCAACGAATTCGGCACCCTGGAGGGGATTTACGAGGGCCTCGCGAACGTGAAGAAGCCCAAGCTGCGCGAGGCGCTGACGAAGCACGAGGCCGACGCGCGCATCAGCCAGAAGCTGGTCACCTTGCGCAACGACTGCGAGATCGCGTGGGATCCCGAGCACCTCAAGTACGGCGGCGCCGACACGATGGCGCTGCGCGAGCTCTTTTTGGATCTCGAGTTTCACCGGCTGCTGGACCAGCTCCAGGTAGCGGCGCCGGTGGAGCGCAACTACCAGAGCGTGCTCGAGGCCAAGGCGCTCGCGGAGGTGGTGGAGCATGCGCGGACGAACAAGCGGCTCGCGTTCGAGTTGATCCTGAGCGACAGCGATCCGATGCGCGCGGCCATCGTGGGGGTCGCGCTTTCGACGGTGCCGGGCGAGGGGTACTACGTTCCCATTTCGCATCGCTACCTCGGTGCGCCGGCCATGCTGTCGTGGGACACGGTGAAGGAAGCGCTGTTGCCGCTGTTCCGGGATCCGGCGATCGAGAAGACGTCGCACCACTTGAAGCGCGCCTATCTGGTGCTTTTGCGGCACGGCGTGCGCATCGAGGGCGCGGTGTTCGACTCGATGTTGGGCGCCTACCTCTTGGATCCGGACGTCCCCGACTCGCTGCGCGAGCTGGCGCGCAAGGCACTGGGCATCGAGCTTCCGGTGTACGGCGAGAAGAAGGCGACCCCCGGGAAGAAGGCCCCGGCGCCGGTACCCTTCGACAACCTGCCCGTCGAGGAGGCTACGCCGTTCGCGGCGGCGGAGGCCGACGTCTGCGTGACCTTGGCCACGCGTTACGCGCCGAGCCTCGAGCGCGAGGGGCTGGCCAAGCTTTTCAACGACGTGGAGCTGCCGCTGGCGCGCGTGCTCGCCGACATGGAGCTCGCGGGCGTGCTGGTCGATGCGCGCGTGCTCGAGGCGCTGGGCAAGCGGGTGGAGGTGGAGCTGCGTGAATTGGAGGCCAAGGCGAAAGAGATCGCGAAGTCGGATTTTTCCGTGCGTTCGCGCGATCAGCTCGAGAAGATTCTCTTCGACGAGCTGAAGTTGCCGGTGCTCAAACGGACGCCGAAGGGCGGGCGATCCACCGATGCCGAGGTCCTCGAGGAGCTCGCGGAGAAGCACCCGCTGCCCAAGGTGGTCTGCGATTTCCGCGAAATCGACAAGCTCAAAGGGACTTACATCGATACCTTGCCGCGGGCGATCAACAAGGAAACGGGGCGCATTCACACGCAGTTCCACCAGACCGTGGCGGCGACGGGGCGTCTGGCCTCGAGCGATCCCAATCTGCAGAACATTCCCATTCGGACGGAGCTCGGGCGGGAGATCCGGGCGGCGTTCGTGGCCCCCGAGGGCAAGGTCCTGGTGAGCGCCGACTATTCGCAGATCGAGCTGCGCGTGCTGGCGCACCTGTCGGAGGATCCCGAGCTGATCGCGGCGTTCTCCAACACGGGCGCCGGCGAAGACGTCCACACGCACACCGCATCGCTCGTCTTCGACGTGCCGCGCGACCAAGTGACCCGGGAGATGCGCGGCCGCGCGAAGACCATCAACTTCGGGGTGATCTACGGGATGGGCGACGCGGCCCTGGCGCGACAACTCGACATCACGCGGGCGGAGGCCGCAACCTTCATCGGCGCCTACTTCCGGAGATACGCGCGCGTCGCAAGTTTCATGGAGGAAACGATCCAGGCAGCGGGAAAGGGCGAAGCCGTGCGCACGCTGCTCGGGCGCCGGCGCTTTCTGCCGAACTTGCACTCGGCTAACAGGGGCCTGCGCATGGAGGCGGAGCGCGTGGCGAAGAACTCGCCGATCCAGGGAACGGCCGCGGACATCTTGAAGCTGGCGATGGTGAAACTCGGCCAAGCCCCCGTGGTGCCGGGGGCCAAGATGATCCTGACCGTCCACGACGAGCTCGTGTTCGAGGTCCCCGAGGATCGGGTCGACGAGGCGATGCAGCGCATTCGCTCCGAAATGGAGAACGCGATTTCGCTTCGGGTGCCCTTGGTGGTCGATATCGGCAGCGGGAAAAATTGGAACGAGGCCCACTGA